The genomic window ACGAACAGCAGCACGTGCCCCCCCGGCGCCAGCGCGCGCCGTGCCGCGCGGAGGAAGGCGACGTCGTCCTGCACGTGCTCCATCACGTTCACCGCGACGACGGAGTCCGCCGAATCCGGCTCCAGCGAATCGTCGAGATACCCGTGCCGCGCAGTCACCCGCGCGTCGGCTGCGAAGCGGCGGGCGAGGTGCGGAAAGTTGTTGTCCGCGGGCTCGATGGCCAGGATCTCCGCCTCGGGCGCGCGCGCCAGCAGGTGCTCGGTGAAGGTGCCGATCCCCGCGCCCACCTCCACGATGCGGCGTCCCAGGTGCGGCGCGAACCGCCCCGAGATCCACCCGTAGTAGTTGCGCGCCTCGGCCAGCGCGTCGAGCTCCTCGCCCGAGTAGGTGAACTCCGTTCCGGTGGCCGCGGCTTGGGTCGTCGTCATCGCGCGTTCGGGAGCGGCGCCCAGGCGCCGCGGCAGTCCATGGCGGGGTCGCGCGGAAGCGGCGGCACCGCGATCGAGAAGGGCCCCGGGTCCGACGGCCCCGGGCGCAGGTCGTACAGGTAGAGCGAGGCGCCGACGGCCACCTGGTCGTCGAGCCGGCGGCCGACGTGCTCCAGGAAGCCCACGATCAGCGGCTTCTCGTCGAACTCGCCCACCGGCGTGCCGTCCACCATCAGCACCCACACGCGCGGGAGGCCGCGCAGCCGCGCCAGGTCCTCCACGTACGCCTGGGGCCGGAGCCGCGCGCAGACGCCGCGGACGGTGTGTGCCGCGTCCCACCCGTACCGCCCCGCGTAGTACTCGAAGCTGGGGAGGCCGTTGTAGTACACGTACATCACGTCCCCCGGCCGCCGCTGCTGGTTCGCGTACTCCAGCAGCGGCTTGATCTCCCCCCGCAGCTGGGGGACGGAGAAGGCCGCATACGAGGCCGCGGGAAGGAGCACCAGCAGCGCCGCGAGCGCGAAGGCGATCCGTCCCGCCGCGCGCGGCAGCATCCGCGGAAGCGCGGCCACGCCCTCCGCCACGATAAACGCCAGCGAGGGGATGAGGAAGATCAGCACGCGCCCGCCCGCCTGCGCGGTGCTGCCGAACGGGTACACCTCCGCCGCGCTCGCCACGATCGCCAGCAGCATGGGCGAGACGAGGAGGGCGAGGCGAAAGCGCCTGCCATGCCGCCACATCCACGCGCATCCCAGCGCGAACGCGAGCGCCGCCGCGGCCGCCGCGACCACGCTCAGCGGCGTGGGATCGCGCCCCAGGATCCCCAGCGGCTCGCGGAACACGCGCGTCGCCATGCGGGGAATCCACGTCCAGTCCATGACCGTCCGCGGACGCAGGGGGAGGAAGCCGGAGCGCCAGAACGCGCGCATGTATTCCGGGTCGATCAGCTGCCGGCGCGAGACCAGGTACGCCCCCGCGAAGCTCACGATCCAGACCGCCGCCGTCGCCGCGAGCATGGCGATCCAGCGCCGGTCGCGGAGACGCAGCGCGCGGAGGCCCAGGCAGAGCCCCGCGCCCGCGAGAACGAACACGGCGGGCTGGGAGAGCCAGACGAGGGCCGCGCCGGCGAGCGCGAACGTCGCCATCGTCCGCCCGTCTCCCCGCCGGCGCGCGGCGGAGGCGGCCAGGCCGAGGAGCGCGACCGAGGCCAGCGCGTCGAAGGCGTACGGCTTCACCTCCGACGAGTAGTACACCAGGAACGGCGCCAGCGCCACCAGCGCGACCGCCAGCGGCAGCGCCGGCCGGCTCACGTAGCGGCGGGCGACGCGCGGGAGGAGGAGCAGCGTCGCCAGCCCCGCGAGCAGGGGGACCAGGCGGAGCGCGTACTCGGAGCTGCCGATCGCCAGCGAGGCCGCCTTCTCCAGCCAGAGGAAGCCGAGCGGCGCCGTCGGACCCCGATCGAGCGGCTGCGCCAGGCCGAGAAAGCCGCGGCGCAGGAAGTTCGTTGCCAGCAGCGCCTCGTCGAGCCAGAGCGCGCGGCTCACCGCGTACTGGCCCAGGCGCAGGAGCACGCCCAGCGCCAGCGCCAGCATCACCAGCTGCCGGGTGCGGCGGCCGGGCGCGGGCGGCGGCGATTCCTGGGTCTCCCTGGAATGCGAAAGGCGGTCTGCAGGAGCCGGCGGCTCCCGGACCGCCCCGCGAGCGGTGGTGGCGTGCACTGTCACTTCCCGGCGAAAGAGTCCCGCGGTGCTGCTAGCAGTTGGTGATGTTGCCGTCGACGTCGACCTCGCGGCCGTTCCAGGGCCCCGTGGGCGCCAGGCACAGCGGCAGCCCCACGTTGCCGCTCCAGGTATAGTACTTCACCCCGGTGGGCGGCGCGAACCCCACCACCCGCAGGTCGGAGTCGGTGTTGGCGTACGTGCCGTTGTTGGCGTAGTACGCCTGCTGCAGGCTGTACACCTGCTTCAGGATGATGTCCGCCTCCTTCTCCTTCGACTGGTGCGCGGTCACGTTGTAGCGCGGCAGCGCCAGCGCGGTCAGCACGCCGATGATCACCACCACGATCATGAGCTCGACCAGCGTGAATCCTTGCTCGTCGGCGAATCTGCGTCCGTTCGTCCGAGGGCCCATGGTTCGGGAGAGGTGGGAGATGGAGGGTTCGCGGCCGTCGGGCCGTTCAAAGCGAGCGGGGGAGCCGGGAGGTCCCGACTCCCCCGCCGGAGCCGATCAGCTGAACCCGGATCAGCAGTTCGAGCTGTTGATCTGGCCGGTCGCGGTGATGGTGCGGTCGCAGTAGCCGCTGCCGGTCTTGGTCATGGTGATCGGCGGGCCCGAGATCGACGGGGCCGCGTAGTTCTTCAGGCCCAGCGTCGTGTTGGTGTCCCAGCCCACCGTCTGCAGGTCCGCGTCGGTCGTGGCCCACGTGCCGTTGTTGGCGTAGTAGGCGTTCTCGAGCGTGTAGATCTGCTTGAGGATGCCGTCCGCCTCCTTCTCCTTCGCACGGGCCGAGGCCTGCGTGAAGCGCGGGATGGCGAGGGCCGCCAGGATGCCGATGATGACGACTACGATCATCAGCTCGATCAGGGTGAAGCCCTTCGAGTTCCGAAGGTTGCGCATGGGGTGCCTCCGAGTGGCGTGGAGTGAAAACCGTCCGCCGGTCCGCGGCGGCTCGTCCCCCTGGGGGGCAACGGCCGTTCCAGATCGCAGTGAGGCACGTAAATTATTGATTTTCATTGATTTAGCTGATGCGTTCCCGTTTGGGAATGGCGAATTTCGCAATCCATCCTGCATGATCTCTCGCAACTTGCAACCGGCCCGCGAACGCGTTTCCGCCGCTCCCGCGAGCGCCGAATTCCTCCGTCTCCACGGGCGCCCGGCCTCCGTGCAATGCTGCCCATGCCGTGCGACCCCGAGCTCCGTCTCGCCCGCGCGTGATGCTGCGCGCGGAGGTGTCGGGATGCGCGGTGCGGGCGGCGCCGGTCCATCTCGACGCGC from Longimicrobium sp. includes these protein-coding regions:
- a CDS encoding class I SAM-dependent methyltransferase, with protein sequence MTTTQAAATGTEFTYSGEELDALAEARNYYGWISGRFAPHLGRRIVEVGAGIGTFTEHLLARAPEAEILAIEPADNNFPHLARRFAADARVTARHGYLDDSLEPDSADSVVAVNVMEHVQDDVAFLRAARRALAPGGHVLLFVPALPALFGSLDRAFDHFRRYTKPVLRGRLEEAGLEPVDVRYMNLPGVAAWWLAGKVLRRTTVKASDARTYDRWVVPWVRAVESRISPPLGQSLLAVARKPGR
- a CDS encoding glycosyltransferase family 39 protein; translation: MLALALGVLLRLGQYAVSRALWLDEALLATNFLRRGFLGLAQPLDRGPTAPLGFLWLEKAASLAIGSSEYALRLVPLLAGLATLLLLPRVARRYVSRPALPLAVALVALAPFLVYYSSEVKPYAFDALASVALLGLAASAARRRGDGRTMATFALAGAALVWLSQPAVFVLAGAGLCLGLRALRLRDRRWIAMLAATAAVWIVSFAGAYLVSRRQLIDPEYMRAFWRSGFLPLRPRTVMDWTWIPRMATRVFREPLGILGRDPTPLSVVAAAAAALAFALGCAWMWRHGRRFRLALLVSPMLLAIVASAAEVYPFGSTAQAGGRVLIFLIPSLAFIVAEGVAALPRMLPRAAGRIAFALAALLVLLPAASYAAFSVPQLRGEIKPLLEYANQQRRPGDVMYVYYNGLPSFEYYAGRYGWDAAHTVRGVCARLRPQAYVEDLARLRGLPRVWVLMVDGTPVGEFDEKPLIVGFLEHVGRRLDDQVAVGASLYLYDLRPGPSDPGPFSIAVPPLPRDPAMDCRGAWAPLPNAR
- a CDS encoding prepilin-type N-terminal cleavage/methylation domain-containing protein is translated as MGPRTNGRRFADEQGFTLVELMIVVVIIGVLTALALPRYNVTAHQSKEKEADIILKQVYSLQQAYYANNGTYANTDSDLRVVGFAPPTGVKYYTWSGNVGLPLCLAPTGPWNGREVDVDGNITNC
- a CDS encoding prepilin-type N-terminal cleavage/methylation domain-containing protein; amino-acid sequence: MRNLRNSKGFTLIELMIVVVIIGILAALAIPRFTQASARAKEKEADGILKQIYTLENAYYANNGTWATTDADLQTVGWDTNTTLGLKNYAAPSISGPPITMTKTGSGYCDRTITATGQINSSNC